A part of Myxococcus landrumus genomic DNA contains:
- a CDS encoding TadE/TadG family type IV pilus assembly protein: protein MFSLLRKLRRDERGQALVIGAVAMLVLAVTVMASVSIGHGVYEKIKLQDAADAQAYSLAVKEARAYNFLAYTNRAMIVHYSAMLTFMSYVSHALYLDMTIGKIASVAQYIPAFGAIFAAVRQVIKAWKVAVEWVARILIPLLSALNVALWLAQEAMMLGTLKDLMLTANADTLRGTDPRAKPGTTMTAVGSALDVLRGRPNLNSANMKNFLHVIDDGPSSRATGFDLLDPTGLTRRAKLLNQNDNKLSNPDMAKYRLLMGNLVNGARREWTAIGKKIPIIGRRWSLDICIPFVFGIRVAKVADSQIKSFDEDFEDNRRDQLFASDDIKIQMAIPCIPGRKKGWEEILNVNFRAAADNQGGFHQTYGNRKKDDHHKWIGLTPFFTADTSFVDPWHNHFSYPCNVTVLSKDMIPQGAQSRPQPFHLEHLRGGSGFMTDSRSGQLDDASTNVRGGFLDISWALAGGNGKRAENFREQTGGMMALSVGRAIYHRPGDWKEEPNFFNPLWTARLAPAKTHWEEDALLNVIPGLHTAQSDFADALNY from the coding sequence ATGTTTTCCCTGCTGCGAAAGCTGCGTCGGGACGAGCGAGGCCAGGCCCTGGTCATCGGCGCGGTGGCCATGCTCGTGCTCGCCGTCACCGTGATGGCCTCGGTCAGCATCGGCCACGGCGTCTACGAGAAGATAAAGCTCCAGGACGCCGCCGACGCGCAGGCGTACTCCCTCGCGGTGAAGGAGGCCCGGGCCTACAACTTCCTGGCCTACACCAACCGCGCGATGATTGTTCATTACTCGGCCATGCTCACCTTCATGTCGTACGTGAGCCATGCCCTGTACCTGGACATGACCATCGGGAAGATTGCGTCCGTCGCGCAGTACATCCCTGCCTTCGGCGCCATTTTCGCGGCGGTCAGACAGGTCATCAAAGCCTGGAAGGTCGCCGTGGAGTGGGTGGCCAGAATCCTCATCCCCCTTCTATCGGCGCTCAACGTGGCGCTCTGGCTCGCGCAGGAAGCCATGATGCTGGGGACGCTGAAGGACCTGATGTTGACGGCCAACGCGGACACGCTCCGGGGCACGGACCCTCGAGCGAAACCGGGCACCACCATGACCGCGGTGGGGTCGGCGCTCGACGTCTTGCGAGGCCGGCCCAACCTCAACAGCGCCAACATGAAGAACTTCCTGCACGTCATCGACGATGGCCCCTCGAGCCGGGCCACCGGCTTCGACCTGCTGGACCCGACGGGCCTCACCCGGCGCGCCAAGCTGCTGAACCAGAACGACAACAAGCTCTCCAACCCGGACATGGCCAAGTACCGGCTGCTGATGGGCAACCTGGTCAACGGCGCGCGGCGCGAGTGGACCGCCATCGGCAAGAAGATTCCCATCATCGGCCGCAGGTGGTCGCTCGACATCTGCATCCCGTTCGTCTTCGGGATTCGCGTCGCGAAGGTGGCGGACAGTCAAATCAAGAGCTTCGACGAGGACTTCGAGGACAACCGCCGAGACCAGCTCTTCGCCTCCGACGACATCAAAATCCAGATGGCCATCCCCTGCATTCCCGGGCGGAAGAAGGGCTGGGAGGAAATCCTGAACGTCAACTTCCGCGCCGCCGCGGACAACCAGGGGGGCTTCCACCAGACCTACGGCAACCGAAAGAAGGACGACCACCACAAGTGGATTGGCCTCACGCCCTTCTTCACCGCGGACACCAGCTTCGTCGACCCGTGGCACAACCACTTCAGCTACCCGTGCAACGTCACCGTGCTGTCCAAGGACATGATTCCCCAGGGGGCCCAGAGCAGGCCGCAGCCCTTCCACCTGGAGCACCTGCGCGGCGGTAGCGGCTTCATGACGGACTCCCGCTCCGGCCAGCTCGATGACGCCAGCACGAATGTCCGCGGCGGGTTCCTGGACATCTCCTGGGCGTTGGCCGGCGGAAACGGCAAGCGGGCCGAGAACTTCCGCGAGCAGACGGGCGGAATGATGGCCCTCTCGGTAGGCCGCGCCATCTACCACCGGCCCGGGGATTGGAAGGAGGAGCCCAACTTCTTCAACCCGCTGTGGACCGCCCGCCTCGCTCCCGCGAAGACGCACTGGGAAGAGGACGCGCTGCTCAACGTGATTCCCGGGCTGCACACCGCCCAGTCGGACTTCGCCGACGCCCTCAACTACTGA
- a CDS encoding M9 family metallopeptidase yields MHSPITDACRCHSVLAVCLTLFALGADARPGGPPPSESARRIHGVEKSHTHERLQPDAREPHFSPEQLREALTPPAPRRAALAAACDTAAFGSASGNALVTLVKGSTSDCVNTLFSVTGTLARQVFIESKMVTIANALTTSAQGYVGNNSGQTLQLILFLRAGYYVQYYNPDVVGAYGTALRNAIRPALNAFVANSHFRDVNDDHGAVLSEFVILIDSSSENAQHLGTFKGLLDRFNATSLASWYMRSATNSVFVGLFRGHYNDDFVAAIQADTSIIDSLDSFGLRHESLLGTDNQYLVVNAAREMARFLQYPGAVQTKARPKVKALITNHSMTGPTAGVWVGAAEMADYYDNANCSYYGICDFRRTLEQAVLRVTHNCGATLRMRAQDMTAAQLTQSCGALATQESYFHDKLKTNRVPVASDNNTSLEMVIFDSSTDYQTYAGALFGIDTNNGGMYLEGDPAASGNQARFIAYEAEWVRPTFKIWNLEHEYVHYLDGRFDMKGGFGDSVSQPTIWWIEGLGEYISKKNDNADAVELGTSKAFQLSQILRNDYNSGTERVYYWGYLAVRFMFERQASTVNTFLGQFRAGNYTGYRQSLDAFGTSRDAEFHTWIDCVATATDPSTCGSTDPGPGTGTPCTDPNPQVLGNGCYRGPFASGDAQYFYLWVPQGARNLSFKLSGGTGNADMYIRAVSWPTTTAYDYRPYLAGNDETVDIPSPRAGNYFHVMVKARTPYTGVKLEARFDAAP; encoded by the coding sequence ATGCACAGTCCAATCACGGATGCGTGTCGCTGTCATAGTGTCCTCGCCGTTTGCCTCACGCTGTTCGCACTGGGAGCGGACGCTCGCCCCGGTGGTCCCCCTCCCTCCGAGTCCGCACGACGCATCCACGGTGTCGAGAAGTCGCACACGCACGAGCGACTCCAGCCGGATGCACGCGAGCCCCACTTCTCCCCCGAGCAGCTCCGCGAAGCGCTGACCCCTCCAGCGCCTCGTCGCGCCGCGCTCGCGGCCGCCTGTGACACCGCCGCCTTCGGGTCCGCCAGCGGCAACGCGCTGGTCACCCTGGTGAAGGGCTCCACGAGCGACTGCGTCAATACGCTGTTCAGTGTCACGGGCACCCTCGCCCGCCAGGTGTTCATCGAAAGCAAGATGGTCACCATCGCCAATGCGCTCACCACGAGCGCTCAGGGCTATGTGGGGAACAACAGCGGCCAGACCCTACAACTCATCCTCTTCCTGCGCGCGGGTTACTACGTGCAGTACTACAACCCGGACGTGGTGGGCGCCTATGGCACCGCGCTGCGCAACGCCATCCGCCCGGCCCTCAACGCCTTCGTCGCCAACAGCCACTTCAGGGATGTCAATGATGACCACGGCGCGGTGCTGAGCGAGTTCGTCATCCTCATCGACAGCTCCAGCGAGAACGCGCAGCACCTGGGCACCTTCAAGGGGCTCCTGGACCGATTCAACGCCACCTCCCTGGCCTCCTGGTACATGCGCAGCGCCACCAACAGCGTCTTCGTCGGCCTGTTCCGCGGCCACTACAACGACGACTTCGTGGCGGCCATCCAGGCGGACACGTCCATCATCGACTCGCTGGACTCCTTCGGCCTGCGCCACGAGAGCCTGCTCGGGACGGACAACCAGTACCTCGTCGTCAACGCGGCGCGGGAGATGGCGCGCTTCCTCCAGTACCCCGGCGCGGTGCAGACCAAGGCGCGCCCCAAGGTGAAGGCGCTCATCACCAACCACTCCATGACGGGCCCCACGGCGGGTGTCTGGGTGGGCGCGGCGGAGATGGCCGACTACTACGACAACGCCAACTGCTCGTACTACGGCATCTGTGACTTCCGCCGCACTCTGGAGCAGGCGGTGCTGCGCGTGACGCACAACTGCGGCGCCACGCTGCGCATGCGGGCGCAGGACATGACGGCCGCGCAGCTCACGCAGAGCTGCGGCGCGCTCGCCACGCAGGAGTCCTACTTCCACGACAAGCTCAAGACGAACCGCGTGCCCGTCGCCAGCGACAACAACACGTCCCTGGAGATGGTCATCTTCGACAGCAGCACGGACTACCAGACGTACGCCGGCGCGCTGTTCGGCATCGACACCAACAACGGCGGCATGTACCTGGAGGGTGACCCGGCCGCCTCCGGCAACCAGGCGCGCTTCATCGCGTACGAGGCCGAGTGGGTGCGCCCCACGTTCAAAATCTGGAACCTGGAGCACGAGTACGTCCACTACCTGGACGGCCGCTTCGACATGAAGGGCGGCTTCGGCGACAGCGTCAGCCAGCCCACCATCTGGTGGATTGAGGGCCTGGGCGAGTACATCTCCAAGAAGAACGACAACGCGGACGCGGTGGAGCTGGGCACGAGCAAGGCCTTCCAGCTCAGCCAGATTCTGCGCAACGACTACAACAGCGGCACGGAGCGCGTGTACTACTGGGGCTACCTGGCGGTGCGCTTCATGTTCGAGCGACAGGCCAGCACGGTGAACACCTTCCTGGGCCAGTTCCGCGCGGGCAACTACACCGGGTACCGCCAGTCGCTGGACGCGTTCGGCACGTCGCGGGACGCGGAGTTCCACACGTGGATTGACTGTGTCGCCACCGCGACGGACCCGAGCACGTGCGGCAGCACCGACCCGGGCCCTGGCACGGGCACGCCCTGCACGGACCCCAACCCGCAGGTGCTGGGCAACGGCTGCTACCGCGGCCCGTTCGCCTCCGGAGACGCGCAGTACTTCTACCTCTGGGTGCCCCAGGGCGCGCGCAACCTGAGCTTCAAGCTGAGCGGCGGCACGGGCAACGCGGACATGTACATCCGCGCCGTGTCCTGGCCCACGACGACGGCGTACGACTACCGGCCGTACCTGGCGGGCAATGACGAGACGGTGGACATCCCGTCGCCCCGCGCCGGCAACTACTTCCACGTCATGGTCAAGGCGCGCACGCCGTACACGGGCGTGAAGCTGGAGGCCCGCTTCGACGCCGCGCCGTAA
- a CDS encoding aldehyde dehydrogenase (NADP(+)) encodes MSGLGLSLIGAGRGEPGGPTFTGWNPAEGVALEPRYHAARPEEVERACALAEAAAPSFAALSSRQRAVFLEHIAEALLAAEADFLAVTPKETGLPVARIQGELGRAAGQFRQFAKLLEEGSWVDARIDRAMPDRKPLPRADLRSMLRAVGPVAVFGASNFPLAFSVAGGDTASALAAGCPVVAKAHPAHPATSERAALAIRAAVVACGLHEGVFSLLFDAGTEVGAALVRHPAIRSVGFTGSRGGGQALMALAAARPVPIPVFAEMGSINPIFILPSALASRPQAMADALAASILQGAGQFCTSPGLLVAVEGPGYEAFRERLMEKLGAAPAAPMLTRAIAERFREGVGRLAARSDTRTCVKGESQAARGAAALFEAEATHVLAEHALSEEVFGSCAVLTRARDVAELVRVASKLEGQLTATVMMDAADESLAADLLPTLTDRAGRVLMNGVPTGVEVCPAMVHGGPFPASSDGRFTAVGTGAIRRFVRPVCFQDVPDSLLPPELRAGNPLNLWRTVDGVLKRE; translated from the coding sequence ATGAGTGGGTTGGGACTGTCCTTGATTGGCGCCGGACGTGGCGAGCCCGGTGGGCCGACCTTCACCGGCTGGAATCCGGCCGAAGGCGTCGCGTTGGAGCCGCGCTATCACGCGGCCCGGCCCGAGGAAGTGGAGCGGGCCTGCGCTCTCGCGGAGGCCGCCGCGCCGTCGTTCGCGGCGCTGTCCTCGCGTCAGCGCGCCGTGTTCCTGGAGCACATCGCGGAGGCCCTCCTCGCCGCCGAGGCGGACTTCCTCGCGGTGACGCCGAAGGAGACGGGCCTCCCCGTCGCCCGCATCCAGGGCGAGCTGGGCCGCGCGGCGGGACAGTTCCGTCAGTTCGCGAAGCTGCTCGAGGAGGGGAGCTGGGTGGACGCGCGCATCGACCGCGCGATGCCCGACCGCAAGCCCCTGCCTCGCGCGGACCTGCGCTCCATGCTGCGCGCCGTGGGCCCGGTGGCCGTGTTCGGCGCGAGCAACTTCCCGCTCGCGTTCTCCGTGGCGGGAGGTGACACCGCGTCCGCGCTGGCCGCCGGTTGTCCCGTCGTCGCCAAGGCCCATCCCGCGCACCCGGCGACGTCGGAGCGCGCGGCGCTCGCCATCCGCGCCGCTGTCGTCGCCTGTGGCCTGCACGAGGGCGTGTTCTCCCTCCTGTTCGACGCGGGCACCGAGGTGGGCGCCGCGCTCGTGCGTCACCCCGCCATCCGCTCGGTGGGCTTCACGGGCTCGCGCGGGGGAGGTCAGGCGTTGATGGCGCTGGCCGCCGCCCGTCCCGTCCCCATCCCGGTCTTCGCGGAGATGGGCTCCATCAACCCCATCTTCATCCTGCCCTCCGCGCTGGCCTCGCGTCCGCAAGCCATGGCGGATGCCCTCGCGGCGTCCATCCTCCAGGGGGCTGGACAATTCTGCACCTCGCCCGGGCTGCTCGTGGCCGTGGAAGGCCCGGGGTACGAGGCGTTTCGCGAGCGCCTGATGGAGAAGCTCGGCGCCGCGCCCGCCGCGCCCATGTTGACGCGGGCCATCGCGGAGCGCTTCCGCGAGGGCGTGGGTCGGCTCGCCGCGCGCTCGGACACCCGGACGTGTGTGAAGGGTGAGTCGCAAGCGGCGCGTGGCGCCGCCGCGTTGTTCGAGGCGGAGGCCACCCATGTCCTCGCCGAGCACGCGCTCTCCGAGGAGGTGTTTGGAAGCTGCGCGGTGCTGACGCGGGCTCGAGATGTCGCGGAGCTGGTGCGTGTGGCCTCGAAGCTGGAAGGGCAGCTCACCGCGACGGTGATGATGGACGCGGCGGATGAGTCGCTCGCGGCCGACCTGCTGCCCACGCTGACGGACCGGGCGGGGCGCGTGCTGATGAACGGCGTCCCGACGGGGGTGGAGGTCTGTCCGGCGATGGTGCATGGAGGTCCCTTCCCCGCGAGCTCCGATGGTCGCTTCACCGCCGTGGGCACGGGCGCCATCCGGCGCTTCGTCCGGCCCGTGTGCTTCCAGGACGTGCCGGACTCCCTGCTCCCACCCGAGCTGCGCGCCGGGAATCCGCTGAACCTGTGGCGCACCGTGGATGGGGTGCTGAAGCGGGAATGA
- a CDS encoding dihydrodipicolinate synthase family protein codes for MSIWTGVLPAITTPFNADLSIDHGAVRSHVRWLVSQGCTGIIPCGSLGEGATLTSAEKADLMRTCVEAVKAPVVPGIAALSTDEAVRLARAAEDAGCAGLMVLPPYVYSSDWREMKAHVSAVLRATKLPCLLYNNPVAYKTDFTPAQLAELATEHDNAVAVKESSTDARRVTGIRALLGDRLTLGVGVDDCLVEGVEAGARFWVAGLVNAFPAESVRLLELSLAGKKKEAFELYRWFLPLLRLDTVPKFVQLIKLVQQEVGWGHERVRGPRMELVGAEREECLRVLREALANRPSL; via the coding sequence ATGAGCATCTGGACCGGTGTCCTTCCCGCCATCACCACTCCCTTCAACGCGGACCTGTCCATCGACCACGGCGCGGTGCGCTCGCACGTGCGCTGGCTGGTGTCCCAGGGCTGTACCGGCATCATCCCCTGCGGTTCGCTGGGTGAGGGCGCCACGCTGACCTCGGCCGAGAAGGCCGACCTGATGCGCACCTGTGTCGAGGCGGTGAAGGCGCCCGTCGTCCCGGGCATCGCCGCGCTCTCCACGGACGAGGCCGTCCGCCTGGCCCGCGCCGCCGAGGACGCGGGCTGCGCCGGACTGATGGTCCTGCCCCCGTATGTCTATTCCAGCGACTGGCGCGAGATGAAGGCGCACGTGTCCGCGGTGCTCCGCGCCACCAAGCTGCCGTGCCTGCTCTACAACAACCCCGTCGCGTACAAGACGGACTTCACCCCCGCGCAGCTCGCGGAGCTGGCCACGGAGCATGACAACGCCGTCGCCGTGAAGGAGTCCTCCACCGACGCCCGCCGCGTCACCGGCATCCGCGCGCTGCTGGGAGACCGTCTGACCCTGGGCGTGGGCGTGGACGACTGTCTCGTCGAAGGCGTCGAGGCGGGCGCTCGCTTCTGGGTCGCGGGCCTCGTGAATGCCTTCCCCGCCGAGTCGGTCCGCCTGCTCGAGCTGTCCCTCGCCGGGAAGAAGAAGGAGGCCTTCGAGTTGTACCGCTGGTTCCTCCCGCTGCTGCGGCTGGACACCGTCCCCAAGTTCGTCCAGCTCATCAAGCTGGTGCAGCAGGAGGTCGGCTGGGGGCACGAGCGCGTGCGCGGCCCGCGCATGGAGCTGGTGGGCGCCGAGCGCGAGGAGTGCCTGCGCGTGCTGCGCGAGGCCCTGGCGAACCGGCCCTCGCTGTAG
- a CDS encoding AraC family transcriptional regulator, which translates to MGRVANPLFAEELFDRVPDIVFSVKDIQGRYVCISEACAERCGLKNKAAAVGRTAHELFPQHMADRYVRQDEKVFRTGRALVDNLDLTLFNNRKPGWCLTSKVPLFNASGEVMGLACLSKDVHEPGRAGLVDERFAATIDHIQAHYGERLRIDALARRAGMSAAQFERRMRRIFQLSAGQFIMKTRIDAAAERLVEDAQPIAAIALAVGFCDQSALSRQFKQVTGLSPRQYRQLVLETPGPLATRRKRVG; encoded by the coding sequence ATGGGTCGCGTGGCGAATCCGCTCTTCGCGGAGGAGCTGTTCGACCGGGTGCCGGACATCGTCTTCTCGGTGAAGGACATCCAGGGCCGCTACGTGTGTATCAGCGAGGCGTGCGCCGAGCGGTGTGGGCTGAAGAACAAGGCGGCGGCGGTGGGGCGCACCGCGCACGAGCTGTTTCCGCAGCACATGGCGGACCGGTACGTGAGACAGGACGAGAAGGTGTTTCGGACGGGTCGTGCGCTCGTCGACAACCTGGACCTGACGTTGTTCAACAACCGCAAGCCGGGCTGGTGTCTGACGAGCAAGGTGCCGTTGTTCAACGCGTCCGGCGAGGTGATGGGCCTGGCGTGCCTGTCGAAGGACGTGCATGAGCCGGGGCGCGCGGGGCTGGTGGATGAGCGCTTCGCGGCGACCATCGACCACATCCAGGCGCACTATGGCGAGCGGCTGCGCATCGACGCGTTGGCGCGCCGGGCGGGGATGTCCGCGGCGCAGTTCGAGCGGCGCATGCGGCGCATCTTCCAGTTGTCCGCCGGGCAGTTCATCATGAAGACGCGCATCGACGCGGCGGCGGAGCGACTGGTGGAGGACGCACAGCCCATCGCGGCCATCGCCCTGGCGGTGGGCTTCTGTGACCAGAGCGCGCTGTCGCGACAGTTCAAGCAGGTGACAGGGTTGAGTCCCCGTCAGTACAGACAGCTCGTCCTGGAGACCCCAGGTCCGCTGGCCACTCGACGGAAGCGGGTGGGCTGA
- a CDS encoding TadE/TadG family type IV pilus assembly protein, whose protein sequence is MATRDVVKQRGRTHRLQRGAATTEFAILAPIMILLILGAQYFWEVQHVRLKAAEVARYVAFERTVRPDASRIASEAQERYQDLDGSTKTGRLPSGLGYQNRLTLTVTAQDTEAPLQTESLSERGSTGGVTQVLSLVLGALGSTAGMVAKAMGLDPKKGAVQAQVEVHIENGIIPSQLAFLASGLDDDRLDLRFKESYFLVHDTWRTWGPGDAPGNTYPRVQELTHARVKKIAYAGLASEGGVLDTVGAVLSVLGLDFPLKSDYLRDSVLIRKVNEPGRYKAVRDNDTRTVPGDKLFAAYWKNDKRACYNNCEPDEIKEKRGLRSSSEDGHFNWPMRAYNCRGNFFQGATNSKLPESEYALSKNKGEDYFTYGDFACSEGRGLDHGQEK, encoded by the coding sequence ATGGCGACTCGAGACGTCGTGAAGCAGCGAGGCCGAACGCACAGACTCCAGCGAGGAGCGGCGACCACGGAGTTCGCCATCCTGGCCCCCATCATGATTCTGCTCATCCTGGGAGCACAGTACTTCTGGGAGGTGCAGCACGTGCGCCTCAAGGCCGCGGAGGTCGCGCGCTACGTCGCCTTCGAGCGCACGGTGCGGCCAGACGCGAGCCGCATCGCCTCCGAGGCCCAGGAGCGCTACCAGGACCTGGACGGCTCCACCAAGACGGGGCGCCTGCCTTCGGGGCTGGGCTACCAGAACCGCCTCACCCTCACGGTGACAGCTCAGGACACCGAGGCGCCGCTCCAGACCGAGTCCCTCTCCGAGCGAGGCAGCACGGGTGGAGTGACGCAGGTGCTGAGCCTGGTGCTGGGCGCGCTGGGCTCCACCGCGGGCATGGTGGCGAAGGCCATGGGACTGGACCCGAAGAAGGGCGCGGTCCAGGCCCAGGTGGAGGTCCACATCGAGAACGGCATCATCCCCTCGCAGCTCGCCTTCCTCGCCAGCGGCCTGGACGATGACCGCCTCGACCTGCGCTTCAAGGAGTCGTACTTCCTGGTCCACGACACGTGGCGCACGTGGGGCCCCGGAGACGCGCCCGGCAACACGTATCCACGCGTCCAGGAGCTCACCCATGCCCGGGTGAAGAAGATTGCCTACGCGGGCCTGGCCTCGGAAGGAGGCGTGCTGGACACGGTGGGCGCGGTGCTCTCCGTGCTCGGCTTGGACTTCCCCCTGAAGTCCGACTACCTGCGCGACTCGGTCCTCATCCGCAAGGTGAACGAGCCCGGCCGCTACAAGGCCGTGCGCGACAACGACACGCGCACCGTCCCGGGCGACAAGCTGTTCGCCGCCTATTGGAAGAACGACAAGCGCGCCTGCTACAACAACTGCGAGCCAGACGAAATCAAGGAGAAGCGCGGCCTCCGGAGCTCATCGGAAGACGGCCACTTCAACTGGCCCATGCGCGCCTACAACTGCCGAGGCAACTTCTTCCAAGGCGCGACGAACTCCAAGCTGCCGGAGTCCGAGTACGCCCTCTCCAAGAACAAGGGCGAGGACTACTTCACGTATGGCGACTTCGCGTGCTCGGAGGGCCGGGGGCTGGACCACGGCCAGGAGAAGTGA